The segment CAAGTCGACGATTGACTCGCCCTGCCACCGCACGCACGTGCTCACGGACCCCCGGTTAAGCAGCCGGAGGTCCGCGCTCGCCGCCCACTCCAGCACCGCCCGACCCCTCGCGTCCGTTGCCGGGCCACCCCACGCCGTGGACTTGGCGTTGAAGTCGCCCAGCACGAGCGTTCGTGCTACTGGAGAGCGGGACAATGCGTCCCGGATCCCGTCCAGCAGCCACTCGAACGCCGCGAGGGGGGCACTCGGAGGGGCGTAGACCCCGATCAGGGCCAGGCCGCCGCACTCCGCCCCGACGAACCCGTCGCCGCGGGCGAACACGCGGAGGGCCGCGATGTCGCTGCCAACGATCACCACGGAGCCCAACGCGTCGGCCACCCAGTTCGGGCGATCGGCGACGCGGTATGGCTCCGCGGCGACCGCCAACCCCACACCTAACTCGGCCAGGCATTGGATAAATAAGTCCTGCGCCCTGGCCGAGTGGATGAGGTTGGCTTGGAGGATCCGGACCGGGGGCATGAACTTTAGGCCATGTCCATGGCCTCCCCCAGGCCGGATCCTCCCTCCATCGCAAAGGGCGATCTCGCCCGCAGTGCCTCAGACGGCGCCAGCGCCGGCGCATCTGCCGCCGGTCGATTGACCGGCGTAGACTCGCCCGAACTCGGGGTCGTCACGCGAACCCTCCTCCCCTGCTTTGGCGGCGGAGGGGCACATTTTTTGGCCCCGAGCCGGTGGTCGGCTGGCCTGCCCAGGTCAGCACAGACCGGGCATCGCTTGGGCGCCGTGCACTCACGTGCCCGGTGGCCCGCACCGGCGCACCTGTAGCACCGGTCCCCGCGGTCCGCCTCGAGTGGGCATTTCTGACGCACGTGCCCGAGCTCCAGGCACCTGAAGCATCGGAAGGCTCGCGCGGGCGAGGCCTCCACTCGGGCGGACGACCAGCCGACGAGCAGGCGGCCAGCCGCCAGGAGGGCCCTCATGGCAGCCGCCGGGCAGCGGAGCCAGACGGTGCCCAGCCCGGACCCGGAACGCCGGATGATGCCGGTTTGGACCCTGTCCACCGGGCACCCGGTTACCGCGGCAACAGCCGCCGCCACGCCGTCGGCCGTGACGGATTCGTCCAGGCCGCTAACCCGCGCCTCGGCGGATTTAATCGGCCTGGACACCCTCACGTCCGTGCCGGCGAACAGCTCCGCCAGGCGAC is part of the Hylaeus volcanicus isolate JK05 unplaced genomic scaffold, UHH_iyHylVolc1.0_haploid 7959, whole genome shotgun sequence genome and harbors:
- the LOC128882235 gene encoding uncharacterized protein LOC128882235, whose protein sequence is MPPVRILQANLIHSARAQDLFIQCLAELGVGLAVAAEPYRVADRPNWVADALGSVVIVGSDIAALRVFARGDGFVGAECGGLALIGVYAPPSAPLAAFEWLLDGIRDALSRSPVARTLVLGDFNAKSTAWGGPATDARGRAVL